The window CTATCAAATACACCCCTGTCCACCCGAACGGACCGTCCGGCTTTGTGAAGATAATTTTTACTTTACCTAAAGATAAAAATGTCGCCCTTGTGACTATTAAAGACTCCGGCGCTGGCATGAGCCAAGAGACCATGGGGAGGCTTTTTGACAAGTTCT is drawn from Patescibacteria group bacterium and contains these coding sequences:
- a CDS encoding cell wall metabolism sensor histidine kinase WalK, with the translated sequence IKYTPVHPNGPSGFVKIIFTLPKDKNVALVTIKDSGAGMSQETMGRLFDKFSRADNASKFNTAGSGLGLYVAKEFIAKHNGRLWAESPGEGKGSTFFVELPRV